GCTGCGTGAGGAGGCGTAACGCAAATATTGCCCGTAGAACTCTAAGGCTTTATCAGGATTACCCATTTGCGCGTAGATAAGCCCTTGATTGCCCCGAATTCGATAGATCAGCTCGGCATCACGGAGTTTGTTCCAGGCAATGTTCCAGGCTTGCTCATATTGGGCGATCGCGCCTTGATAATTTCCCTGAAAATAAGCAATCCCGCCCAAATTTCCCAAAGCTTCTGCTTCTCCTCTTAGGTCTTGAATCTGACGGGCTAGCGTGAGACGTTTTTGCTGGTACTCAGTTGCTTTGGCATAGTTGCGCTGAGATTGGTAAATTACGCCTAAATTTCCCAGGGCTAACGATTCTATCGATTGATTCTTGATTTTCCGTGCTAGGGTTAACGCCTGTTCTTGATATTGAATCGCTTTGGCACGCTCTCCAAGCGCTTGATAGACAATGCCCAAATCACCGAACGTTTTAGCTTCGCTTACTTGATCATTGAATTTTCGAGATAGGGTAAGACGCTTCTGGTGAAGCTCGATCGCCTTCACATATAGATCTGCTCCAAAGTAGGCATTAGCTAAATTTCCGAATGCTTGGAGTTTTTTATGATCTTGAGTAGCAGTTAAATACTGGTCTAAATAATCAACGGCTTCAGCATAATAATTTCCAGACTGCACATGAGCCAGTCCCAGATTGCCTAATAGCGTTGTTTCTAAGGTTGAATCTAAGTTGTGGGCAATTTTCAAGGCTTGCTGATAGTTGTCGATCGCCTTGTCATACTCACCTTGAACATGGCGTGATAATCCTAAGGCAGCTAACGTCTTAGCAATTTGCTTTGGATCTTGCAATTTGCGAGCTACATCTAAATCAGTTTCAGAAATAGAGATGTCTGGCAATCCTTCGATCGGAAAGTAAGCAATTCCGGTTTTACTTGCTTTTTCTCCTTCCCATTGCAAGCGCTGGAGTGGTTGATAGAGTGTGAGAGGTTGCGCGATCGGGCGTGAAATCGGTCTAGACTGAGCGATTTTCTCGGCTTTGCGCTCTGCACTCATCGCTGTGAACTGTTGGCAAGACAAAGGCTGCCAGGTGAGGAGCAGCGTAAAACAGATAGAGAAGCTAATTTTCTTGAGTAACATAGTTCCTTTCCGGATGGATTTATGTCGATCGTGTGACTGCATTGCTCGCTCGGAGCGATCGCTCTACTGAGTTTTAGCTTCAATAGATGCCGTCGCAAAAGTTTCTAATTTCAAGCCTGTAATAACTGTTCCCAATCTTTTGCTAACTCTGCATCTTTAGGATTCACAGATCGCGCTTCTGCTAAAGTAGCCACCGCGTCAAACCAAATTCCATTTTCCGCATAGAGCCGAACTTTCTGTCGAAACTCTGCTTGCTGAATCTGCTGACTCAAGGGCGGATTAGGACTAACTCGTAACCGAAGTTGCACAACCCTCGCTCCGCCATTATCGAACGTCGGAAGCATTCACCTACTTCGCTTCTCTCCGTATACTCCTACGGAAACTGGCACAATCTGCTACTTCCCAAACGTCCTCCAACGGTATAGATTTAAGCTCTACCGAAGGACTGAGGAGCGAATCCAGCGATGGGAGCTTTGACATTCATACCGAATTAAACATAGAGCGCGACAGATCATACTCAAAGTCCCCCAGAATGGGGGATTTAGGGGGCGAGAATCTGTCGCATCCACAAATCAATTTGGTATCAGACCGTTCTAGCTTCTAGTCGAACCGATTTTCTCAAGTTAGATTTAGTTCAGCTATTTCAGGGTTAACTGGGTATAAATTGATGCTCTTTTCTCTAATTATCCTTAATCCTCAAGCAGGCTTATGCCCGTTCAGCACAAACCTTTGCCCAGGGTAGCCGTTTTCACCGCGCTGTCCCTAATAGCTGCTCTCACAATGATCGTCCCCTCCAGCGCGGTGAGTTGGGCAGCGCCCAAACCTGCTAATTTACGCCAGCCTGCTCATCCCACTTTAGAAGCATCGCTCAGCTTGAACCAAGCAGAAGACGATCTAGACAATGGGCAATATGCAAAAGCGATCGGGCGATTTCAAAAATTGATTCGTCAGGCTGAAGCACTAAAAGATGAGCGTCAAGCGGAAAGAGCGAGAGAGGGAATCGCAAAGGCGTACTTCTTACAGGGACAGCCAGAGATTGCCGCTCGGCTGTTTGAACAGCAAGTTGCACGACAGCGAGCAAAGCAGGAAACACCAATATTGAGTCTGCTGCTACACCATCTTGCTTCTGCCTATTATCAAGTCAAACAGTATTCCAAGGCGGAACACGCACTACGAGAGGCGATCGCAGCAATCTCGACATAGTTCAACGTTTTATCGGCTGGTTCTTTTTGCGCTCCTGCTCCGTAACCTTCTCAAATCCCACTTGATCGAGCAGTGACAGGAGTTTGTCAGGAGCCGTTCGATCTTTGGGATTCGCCGTAGCCGCTTTAGAGAACATTGTCACTGCGTCATACCACAGACCTTGGGCTGCGTAGACTTGACCCCGCTCCTGATCGGATTGCGCGATCGCCAATCGCTGTTTCACCTCTGGAATCAGCGCAACCCGTCGGATCAACGCCATTCTCAAAGCATCCTTCGTGCCATCTTCACAAACGACAGCGATCGACCAGCGATAAACTTTCTCAGGTACTAGCTCAGGCGCAGTTTTCGGTAATTCAAGTGAGACGATACCAGGCTTATCTACTTGTACCGTAGTGACAAACACAGGCTTTTGCACGCCTGGCTGCATTAGCTTAAGTTCCACAGTTTGTCGGCTGGATAGATACCAAAATAAAGTTGGACGAGATGAGATCGTTTCTCCAATATGGTTGGTCGGTGCGAGGGTGGTAAAAGAAGCCGTCTTTCTCTCACCGCAAAGGCGTAATTTGTCTCCTCGCGTTCCCGTGCCTTCACTACTTCCGAAGCCCGGACGTTTAGGGGGATTGTATTGAGCGTTTGCGGGGGAAAGTTGCACTGAGCTGACAGGACTGGGTAAGGGGAGATCTAGCGGCAATACACCTTGTAGAGCAACGAGAGAAAGTGTCCCGATTCCAAGAAATATTGGGTGAACCAGCCTGAATTTGGGGGAATCAGAAGTCATCGTCTTGTGAGTCAATAGAGGGTGATTAGCTGGCTCGGCTGCAAGGATGGGCAAGTTTTGGAGTAATTCCCTCCTGTCGTACAGACGCTAAACTCTGCCACTCTCACTCTTCGAGGATTCCCATAAAACTTGATAAACGTTCGTCGGTTGTTCACGCCCTTTCAGTTGAACTGTCCCGACGGCTTGCACGGGAAATTGACCTTCAACCCGCGTAAACGTCTCTTCGCTGATTAAAATTCGGCAGAGTCCGCCCTCGATCGATTTATCAAAACTTTCGAGCCGTGCTGCCACATTCACACTATCGCCGATCGCGGTATAGTCCATGCGCTGCTGACCTCCTAAGCTACCTGTAACGACTGTGCCTGTAGAAATGCCTGCCCGCATTTGAATCGTGGGATGTCCTTGCTGTGTCCAGCGTTGATTCAGTGCTTCTAGTGCAGAGGACATCTCGATCGCGCATTGCACAGCACTGTAAGCATCTTGAGCAATGTCTTGACTGGTTTTACGAGCGATCGGAACACCAAAGACCGCCATAATCGCATCCCCAATAAATTTATCTACCACCGCCCCATGCTTCAACACCACTTCCGTCATCGCTTCCATATATTCATTCAGCCAAATCATCAGCGTTTCGGGGTCGGTACGTTCGGCAATGGTGCTGAAGTTTTTAATATCGGTAAATAGCACCGTTGCCGTGAGTTTTTGTCCCCGCAGGCGACCTTGGGACAGTAGTTGATCTCGATCGCGCCAAATTGTCTCAGCAATCGTCGGGGTTACATATCGCCCAAAGAGATTCATCACGGTTTGGTGATCGCGGCGTTCTGAGTGGGCAATGTGAACCGTGACGACCATCGCAGACGTGAGAAGCGCTAAGGCGGGTGGGACAACAGGAATCCACCAGGAAAAGCCGAATGCTGCAAAGCTCCCTATCCCTAGCCCTCCGACTGCAATTACCATGCCTGCTACTGCCCAACGCGGCGAGCGCACCATCCAGCCTAACGCCGTTCCCACACCCGACCAAAGCAGAATCCAAACTGCTTCAATTGCATCTGTCCAAACTTGGAAGCCCGAGCGCCCGTCGATCGCAGCGCTAATAATTTGACTGGCTAGATTCGCCTGTACCTCAACGCCTGCCATTCTCTCTGGAGTCGTGATCGAGTCACCGCTATAGGGAGTGTAGAAGACATCTTTGATGCTTCGAGCCGTCACTCCAATTAAAACGATTTTGTCTCGAAAGGGTTGTTCTTGCGAGTCACGCATCAGATCAGCAGGCAGTCGGTCTTGCAGCACGTCCATCAGCGACACTGTGCGGAACTTGCCAGAAGCACCTCGATAGTTCAGCAAGATTTGATAGCCGCCTGCATCCGCTGAGACATAGCTACCATCGTTTGATTCAAAAATGGGAAAGATGCCGCGCCCAAGCTTGAGATACTGTGAATTGGTTGTCGCTGGCTGGGGTGTGATTCTCTGAGCTTCTAAATAGAGCATTGCAAGGCGCAATCCCAAACTTTCCAGGGATTGCTCTCCATTGGGGCTTGTCCAATAAAGTAGACCTCGACGCAGTTTCCCATCGCCGTCGAGTACCACATCGTTTGAAGCAGTTTGATTGCGCTGTTTCAGGATGGGGGGAGGTGCAACCTCGACTTCTGTACTTCCGCCTCTTTTTTCAATGCCAATTAGGTTAGGGGTTGTCTCGAATACTTTAGCCAGCTCTGAGTATCCTGGTTCTACTGGGAGATCCCGATAGATATCTAAACCGATCGCTCTTGGTTTTTGCTGCTTAATCTTCGTCAACAACTTGGCGAGGGTAGCATCATCAAACGGATAACGCTTGAGTTGCCGAATGTCGTTTTCGTTTACGCCAACAATTATGACGCGATCGTCGGTTACTTCTCGGGGACGCAGCCGAACATATTGATCAAATGCCATCCATTCCAAAGATTGTAATGCCCCAGCAGACCGCAGAAGCACGATCAATCCTGCCGCGCTGGGAATTGTGATCCAAAGCACACCAAACTTTCGGATTGTTTGAGCAAGTGATAGCAGCATAAGGAAGCGAGAAAAGGATGATTACCATTCTGATAATTCTTCCCCAGCAAAGCTTACTCTTTCAGAGGAAAGGAGTAGTTTATATATTAAGTATAATTTGTGAGTGATGGCTGTAATTGCTTTTGGTGCTCCTAGGCGAGTTCGCAACCGTCGATAACACGCACCGAGAGGCAGATCGAACGCCCGAGAAAAACCAAAGAGCTTACTACAGTGGCAAAAAGCGAAAACACACGCTGAAAGCGCAAATAGTTGTCAACCAAGCGATCGGACAAATTATCCGCACCGCCTTTGGCAAATGTTCGCTCTACTTTGATAGTTTGTCCCAGGTTTGAATAATAGACTGGAAGGATCTTGGAAGATTCTTTGTTTTTAAATCAATGTACTGTAACGATTTCTTTCTGCTTGTGACCCGATTCGAGCACACTTTCACCCCAAGCAACATGAACAGAGTACAACACGATACCGGGAAGAACTGCGCCACCCCTCAAAGTGTTGGCGAGAAATCACTTGCTTGAAAGTTGCTGTGTAAATTGAGCGAACTGAGCATTGAGGGGCATTGAGGGATTGTTGTGCTTATTTCTGATGATGACCGGCTAAGTTGACAGTACCCTCAAAGCTAGATCACCAAAATTGGACAAGTACCGGTAGTTGACGTTTCATACAGGATAAAACGTTGAAAGCAGAGACTGAGCTGCGGCAAGTCAAATACTTGAGCAACACCATTGAGCAAGACCGTCGCAACGTGAAACGAATTGTGAAGCCGATGCTGTGATTTCGGCCGTTCAACACGGCAAGGAGAACATTGCGAGGGATTGTAGTGATGAATATGATTCGCAAAGGACAAGTAAAAGAAATCAAACGAGGGGACAGTGTATCCCAAGTGGACTTCATCAATGAAATCTTTGGGGTGAGTGCTTAAAGCAATGTAAACGAGACCAGTTCGTTTGTCACTTTGTTTGTCACTTTAAAGTCTTTGCGACACAACCCTATGCTTTGCCACAGCAAAACTAAATTTGTACTTTATTCGATTGATGCTCAAACGCCTGACAATCAGCTAGCTCTCAATAGGCTTCATCAGCATTTACACGGGTTAATCTTAATTTTTAACATCAAAAGTTACGAAAAATATTAAGTGAATACACTATTGTAATAAAAAATATAAGTGAAATTACGGTTTGCGCTTTCGCAATAGATCATTAAAAATTTGTGAAGACAGAGTTATTTCCTGAAGTTAAGTCGTAGTTCCAAGATTTCACAGTCCTTTACTGTACTTAGGGCAACTTCTAGTAATTTGACTGAGCCAAGATTGAACATTTGAAGACTAGTATTCTCAGCCGAGTGCAGGATCGTCCTACCTTTACATTGCAAAGGTGCTGGTTAAGCTCATGCTTACCTCTTGATGGAAACTTCAATCGAGCAGGTTGACTGTGACTAGGAATGTCACGACTAAATATCGCAATTTGAGGTAGAAAGCTGGCATGATTACAACTCAAAGTTTCAAGAGTTCACTGGATGTTCCATCTGTTAATGCCGTGATGGAAGCAGCCTGTAGAGAAGCCGTTTGCAGCCCAAAAGCGTTGTATCTGTTCATGCACCGATTTGTCCACTATGGCAGAAGCTATAGTTTTCTAGTGCCGCGATTGGCAGGCATCATTGGATCTAGTAAATTGCTATATGATCCAAACTGTGCAATTGCAGCCCATGCAGAGCGAGCAATGGATGTAGCAGCTAACGTACTCACTGCTGCCCTGGAAGAGTTTCGTGATCCGAGAACGAATGTCTCTCATAGAACGCTTTCTTACGGACTACTGGATAAATTGGCAGAGTATGCAGGTCTATCCCAAGCAGAGATCAAGGATGTAGCAACATCCGGCGATTGGCTTGCAGGGGTTCTGAAAGCTGTAAATGAGGGATACGATGCCCAATCCGACGATCTTAGCAGCATGGTACGAGCAATGGGCTTCCATGTTGGAGCCGAAATCGTTGGAGAATACGAATGTAGCATCATCAATGAGGTGCTTTATTCAGAGCAACGTCAGACGCAATTCGGTCAGTTTATCAAACAAAACAAGCTGCACTTTGAGGCGGGAAGCGTTAGCCCTTGGTATTGGATTGTGATTCATGGAACCTTTGGAACAAAGGGCGTGGAATTAAAACATTCAGACGGAGCGCTGTTAGCACTGAATCAAGTGGTGCAATATGCTGATGCTTCCGAAGCACAAATTGTAGAGTGGGCAGATCAGGGATTTGCTCAATTCAATCAGACTCAGCAGAGATTCTTTCAACTGGTGCATCAAGAGTTACGTCGTTTATCACCACTCTTAGTAGCAATCTAAGCCCAGTCAGTTCTGCCTAATTTAGCAATCGCTGCTTGTTATTCCATAAGCAGGAGAGATTTTGTTGCCCAATACTGCATGCATATCTCATACAAAATCTATTGCTGCAGCGTTCACATTTCAATTGACATTAGTATTGCCATTTGCAGGCAAAATATACTAACCTGAGAGCGAGCTTGAGAATTGGGAACGTCACTAGCGAGATTGCAACGTTTGTTTGTCCTTTCATTCACTTACCCTATGTCTACTCAATCTATTTCGTGTCATAATCATGCCTCCATGCTCAAAGTTCAAGAGGTGGAAGGCAAAGGGAAGGGTGTGTTTGCTCAATGCTTTATTCCATCTGGAACATTGGTTTGTGTCGGTTGTCCGATCGAAGTGACATCAATGAGAACTGAACACTCCTTTCAGGTTGACTGGGAACGCCATGTGGAGTTAGATGAACCTGCTCGATTGATTAATCATGGCTGTGATTTCAACTTGGTCATCCGAGACAATGAGTTGGGTGGATATAGCTTCTACGCAACGAGAGATATTCTCGTAAGTGAAGAACTGTGCTGGCATTACGGAATGACAGAAGCTCTGTCGATCGCAGTTCAGAGCTGCCGTTGTCGCTCTGCCCATTGTGAAGGGCGTAGTCTTGGATTTACAGAGATGTCAAAGGTAAAACAAGAAAAGCTGCATCAAAACGGCGTTGCGAATTACCTTTCCAAATGGTACATCGGACAGGCTAGAGAGTTAAACATTTTGCGAGCATCGTAACCATTAACATCAAGCGTGTTGAGAGTGATGATGCTATATCGTTGCTCTTAACACACTCGATCGCGGCGTTATTGCTCGCTTATGCAAGATGAAGGGGAAACTCAATCACAAATTCTGTCCCCTGTCCTGGGACAGAGTGGCAGTACAACTTACCCTGATGTTGCTGAGTAATGATTTGGTAACTAATTGATAAACCTAAGCCAGTTCCCTGCCCGATAGGCTTGGTGGTAAAGAAGGGGTCAAATAGCTTTAATTGCATATCCTCCGGTATCCCGGTGCCATTATCTGCGATCGCAATTCTGACCCATTGTTGCTGAATCACCTCAGTCCGAATCTGAATTTGATCGAGATGAGCTTCTCCTCCCAGGGAGCGGTGTTTTCGCTGTTCATGGATGGCATCGATCGCATTCGCCAAAAGATTCATAAACACCTGATTGAGCTGTCCTGCATAGCAAGTTACAAGTGGTAACTCACCGTAGTCTCGGATGACTTGAATTTCTGGAGAATCATGTTTTGGTTTCAATCGATTTTGCAGAATCAACAGCGTACTTTCTAGACCTTCGTGGATGTTAACGCTTTTAAGCTCTGCCTCGTCCAAGCGGGAAAAGTTACGCAGTGATAGAACAATGTTGCGAATTCGCTCTGAGCCAAGCTTAACTGAGTCAAGGAGCTTGGGTAAGTCCTCTTGTACAAATTCGAGATCGATCTCTTCAATTTCAGTTTGAATGGCTGGAGTTGGTTTGGGATACTCCTGCTGATACAGCGCAAGTAATTTCAGTAGGGATTGAGCATAGTCGGATGCAGGGGCAAGATTACCATGAATAAAGTTAACAGGATTATTGATTTCGTGAGCAACGCCTGCCACTAACTGCCCCAAACTAGACATCTTTTCGCTTTGGATCAAATGGCTTTGGGTTTGCTGTAACTCTTGCAAGGTTTGTGATAGTTCTTGTGTCCGTTCTTGTACACGAATTTCTAACTCATCTTTCTGTTGCTCCAAGGATGCAAAAGAGCTTTGAAGCTGATTTGCCATCTTGGTAAAAGTCGTAGTTAAGCGACCAATCTCATCTTGCCGCTTAAAGCTGAACTCAATCTCAAAGTTGCCATCTGCGACTTGCTCGGTTGCAACCAGTAATTGCTTGAGCGGTTGCGTGACCTGCTTGTGTAATATGGAATACAGCAGTAGCACTTCAATCACCAGCGCAATTAAGCCGACCATTAGAATAGTTCTAGCGTTATTTAGCGCAATTTCATTGATTAATGCTTTAGGATAAACGACGACAAAATACCAATCCGGCCCACTTAGTTTTGTGACTGCAAGGAACTCGTGCTCTGAGGGATTATCAATAATGATTTGCCCTGATTTTGCAGTTCTAACAGCCTCAAAGATACGTCTGAGATGGGCATCTCCAGTATCGAGAATGTTGAAATTACCTTGCTTCTGTTTAATTTGCTCCATTCGAGCAGTATCGACAATCAGTCTCCCATCTTCACGAAAGATGATGTTGTAGGTTCCTCGAAGCGTATTTTTAACAGTTCGCTCCATCAGATCGTTTAACACAACATCATGGGCGATCGTTGCAATATGGTTGCCTTGAGCATCATCGATCGGAGTCGCGGCTGTCACCATCCAAAGTTTAGCAACGTCATCAAAGAAAAGCCCCGTCCATTTCGTCTCGCGAGCTGGATTCTGCTTTGGAGTTGAAATGTGGAAGAACTCTTCTTTGGGCAAGTACAAATCAGGTTTTGCCACTAAGCCCCAAGCAAAACCAGGAAAATACCCAATTTCCACATTTTCCGGGGTAATAACATAGGTGTTTGTGAAGCGGTTATGCCAAGCAGCACCGTAATAACTCAGCAAATCATAAGCGACGATCGTGTGACGACGTAACTCTGCGTTAATTGAAGTATTTTTGCCAATGAAGAGATGCGGATAAAGTTCTGTATCAAACGTTTCAATGGCGCGACTCTGAGGAAAATTGCGGTGAGTTCCATCAGACCACGGAATTGCTAATTCAGCGAATTTCTGCTGTGGGTCTTGTTCTCCCATCTTCTTGAGATTCTTGAGAAATCGCTGCTTAAATTGTTGATGATTATCTTCCGCAAGCTTAAATAGAGTTTCCTCGTGCTTGCCGCGATCAAGGCTATACTTTTCTAAATCCGACAGGATGATTGTTTGGATGGAGTGTGTTAGATGAACATAGCTGATCCCGGTTGCAGCAATAATCACACCTGCTAAACTAAACCCCATCTTTATTAAGGTACTACGGGTGAGGGACTGGTTGGGTTGATGGGAACTCGATTTCATAGAGCAGGGCAAGTAGAAATTGTAGAACTATAGCGATCCTAGTTGAGTTATGAAATCGATCTGCCCTCATCCCTAGCCCTTCTCCCTAGAGGAGAAGGGAGCAAGAATCTAGTCCCTCTCCCTGAGGGAGAGAAATTTAGGGTGAGGGCAGGATTTATGCAATTTACAAACCAATTAGAATTGCTATATTGCTGTCTGAGGGCTAATTCGTGTTCTACTCCAACATTGAAGAGAACCACTAAAGCGCCGATCTCATCAATCAACATTCCCTAAAATTAGGCTACTCTCCCACAGAATTTTACAAAGCAGAATTTCGGAATAGTGTCAAATCTACATGAGGCGGCAAAAAGGGTTGTGTCGCAAAAATGGTAGGGTGGGGAGGCTCAATTTTCTTTCACCTTATCTTAAATGGTTGCCCAATCCTTGTTTAAGTGGCGGCACTTTCTGCCAGAAATCATCCTGCTGAATATACGGTGGTATTGTCGCTATCCCTTGAGCTA
This is a stretch of genomic DNA from Cyanobacteria bacterium FACHB-DQ100. It encodes these proteins:
- a CDS encoding DUF928 domain-containing protein, with protein sequence MTSDSPKFRLVHPIFLGIGTLSLVALQGVLPLDLPLPSPVSSVQLSPANAQYNPPKRPGFGSSEGTGTRGDKLRLCGERKTASFTTLAPTNHIGETISSRPTLFWYLSSRQTVELKLMQPGVQKPVFVTTVQVDKPGIVSLELPKTAPELVPEKVYRWSIAVVCEDGTKDALRMALIRRVALIPEVKQRLAIAQSDQERGQVYAAQGLWYDAVTMFSKAATANPKDRTAPDKLLSLLDQVGFEKVTEQERKKNQPIKR
- a CDS encoding SET domain-containing protein, whose protein sequence is MSTQSISCHNHASMLKVQEVEGKGKGVFAQCFIPSGTLVCVGCPIEVTSMRTEHSFQVDWERHVELDEPARLINHGCDFNLVIRDNELGGYSFYATRDILVSEELCWHYGMTEALSIAVQSCRCRSAHCEGRSLGFTEMSKVKQEKLHQNGVANYLSKWYIGQARELNILRAS
- a CDS encoding adenylate/guanylate cyclase domain-containing protein — translated: MLLSLAQTIRKFGVLWITIPSAAGLIVLLRSAGALQSLEWMAFDQYVRLRPREVTDDRVIIVGVNENDIRQLKRYPFDDATLAKLLTKIKQQKPRAIGLDIYRDLPVEPGYSELAKVFETTPNLIGIEKRGGSTEVEVAPPPILKQRNQTASNDVVLDGDGKLRRGLLYWTSPNGEQSLESLGLRLAMLYLEAQRITPQPATTNSQYLKLGRGIFPIFESNDGSYVSADAGGYQILLNYRGASGKFRTVSLMDVLQDRLPADLMRDSQEQPFRDKIVLIGVTARSIKDVFYTPYSGDSITTPERMAGVEVQANLASQIISAAIDGRSGFQVWTDAIEAVWILLWSGVGTALGWMVRSPRWAVAGMVIAVGGLGIGSFAAFGFSWWIPVVPPALALLTSAMVVTVHIAHSERRDHQTVMNLFGRYVTPTIAETIWRDRDQLLSQGRLRGQKLTATVLFTDIKNFSTIAERTDPETLMIWLNEYMEAMTEVVLKHGAVVDKFIGDAIMAVFGVPIARKTSQDIAQDAYSAVQCAIEMSSALEALNQRWTQQGHPTIQMRAGISTGTVVTGSLGGQQRMDYTAIGDSVNVAARLESFDKSIEGGLCRILISEETFTRVEGQFPVQAVGTVQLKGREQPTNVYQVLWESSKSESGRV
- a CDS encoding HAMP domain-containing protein codes for the protein MGFSLAGVIIAATGISYVHLTHSIQTIILSDLEKYSLDRGKHEETLFKLAEDNHQQFKQRFLKNLKKMGEQDPQQKFAELAIPWSDGTHRNFPQSRAIETFDTELYPHLFIGKNTSINAELRRHTIVAYDLLSYYGAAWHNRFTNTYVITPENVEIGYFPGFAWGLVAKPDLYLPKEEFFHISTPKQNPARETKWTGLFFDDVAKLWMVTAATPIDDAQGNHIATIAHDVVLNDLMERTVKNTLRGTYNIIFREDGRLIVDTARMEQIKQKQGNFNILDTGDAHLRRIFEAVRTAKSGQIIIDNPSEHEFLAVTKLSGPDWYFVVVYPKALINEIALNNARTILMVGLIALVIEVLLLYSILHKQVTQPLKQLLVATEQVADGNFEIEFSFKRQDEIGRLTTTFTKMANQLQSSFASLEQQKDELEIRVQERTQELSQTLQELQQTQSHLIQSEKMSSLGQLVAGVAHEINNPVNFIHGNLAPASDYAQSLLKLLALYQQEYPKPTPAIQTEIEEIDLEFVQEDLPKLLDSVKLGSERIRNIVLSLRNFSRLDEAELKSVNIHEGLESTLLILQNRLKPKHDSPEIQVIRDYGELPLVTCYAGQLNQVFMNLLANAIDAIHEQRKHRSLGGEAHLDQIQIRTEVIQQQWVRIAIADNGTGIPEDMQLKLFDPFFTTKPIGQGTGLGLSISYQIITQQHQGKLYCHSVPGQGTEFVIEFPLHLA
- a CDS encoding DUF928 domain-containing protein; this encodes MLPTFDNGGARVVQLRLRVSPNPPLSQQIQQAEFRQKVRLYAENGIWFDAVATLAEARSVNPKDAELAKDWEQLLQA